A stretch of the Solanum dulcamara chromosome 6, daSolDulc1.2, whole genome shotgun sequence genome encodes the following:
- the LOC129892523 gene encoding zinc transporter 5-like — protein sequence MAKIEKMVFWYILLLLPTIVLGECTCDSEDEERNKSEALKYKIAALASILVASAIGVCIPVLGKAIPALSPERNFFFIIKAFAAGVILSTGFIHVLPDAFESLTSPCLKENPWGNFPFCGFVAMVSAMVTLMVDTYATSYYNKKNLKNVVVATQTGDDDGVVHTHSHAHAHGSASMMADSDSELLRYRVISQVLELGIIVHSVIIGIALGASESPKTIKPLVAALTFHQFFEGIGLGGCIAQAKLKTRAIAIMALFFSLTTPIGIGIGLGITSVYDENSPTALIVEGIFNSASAGILIYMALVDFLAADFMHPRMQGNGKLQLGANISLLLGAGLMSMLAKWA from the exons ATGGCAAAGATCGAAAAAATGGTATTTTGGTATATTCTATTGCTTCTTCCCACAATAGTACTAGGCGAATGTACTTGTGATTCTGAGGATGAAGAAAGAAACAAAAGCGAGGCGCTCAAGTACAAAATTGCAGCACTCGCATCCATTTTGGTTGCGAGTGCAATTGGAGTGTGTATTCCGGTACTGGGCAAGGCGATTCCCGCCTTGAGCCCAGAGAGGAATTTCTTCTTCATAATCAAAGCTTTTGCAGCTGGTGTGATCCTATCAACGGGGTTTATACATGTACTTCCGGATGCATTTGAAAGCTTGACATCGCCGTGTTTGAAAGAGAATCCGTGGGGAAATTTCCCTTTCTGTGGATTTGTTGCTATGGTTTCTGCAATGGTGACTCTGATGGTGGATACTTATGCAACTTCTTATTACaataagaaaaatttgaaaaatgtagTGGTGGCGACTCAGACTGGAGATGACGATGGAGTCGTTCATACTCACTCTCATGCCCATGCACATGGTTCAGCATCAATGATGGCTGATTCTGATTCCGAGCTTCTTCGTTATCGTGTTATTTCTCAG GTTTTGGAGTTGGGGATAATAGTGCACTCAGTGATAATAGGAATAGCTTTGGGTGCTTCTGAAAGTCCCAAAACCATAAAGCCTCTTGTTGCTGCTTTgacttttcatcaatttttcgAAGGCATCGGACTTGGCGGATGCATTGCCCAG GCAAAATTGAAGACTCGTGCAATTGCAATAATGGCTTTATTTTTCTCGCTCACAACTCCAATAGGAATAGGAATTGGACTAGGAATAACAAGTGTTTACGATGAAAACAGTCCAACAGCTCTTATTGTGGAAGGAATATTTAATTCAGCTTCAGCTGGCATCTTGATTTATATGGCACTCGTTGATTTTTTAGCTGCTGATTTTATGCATCCAAGAATGCAAGGCAATGGAAAGCTTCAATTAGGGGCCAATATTTCACTTCTTCTTGGTGCTGGACTCATGTCTATGCTAGCCAAATGGGCATAA
- the LOC129892407 gene encoding UDP-glycosyltransferase 71A15-like, whose translation METKAELVFIPSPGLGHVASSVEFAKLILDTNERLCISLLIMKHPADFGVQPYLQSLPSKSRLRFVDVSIDPKLVVELLSNKDRFLYDFVDGHKNKVSEFVTNNITSNSSSSSHFGSTRLAGFVLDMFCISMIDVANEFCVPSYIFFTSAAAFLALSFHFEALRNTSKFDYSESDEELSILGFKNQYPAKVLPKPAKAITPTSILYYDGIRRFKETKGIIINTFAELEPFALQSLSDAKIAPPIYPIHPVVNSDDHNKKQETESIVKWLDDQPNSSVVFLCFGTMGSFEPEQVKEIAIALEHSGHRFLWSLRRPPPKGKIEMPSNYDNSEEVLPEGFLDRTEGIGKVVGWAPQVTVLSHPAVGVFVSHCGWNSTLESVCCGVPIAAWPLYAEQQMNAFLLVKELGLAEEIRMDYVKDLEGKNPVDIVSAEEIEGAIQKLMANGEENEVRKRVKEMQEKSRIAMEEGGSSYTSLRLLIEYFISNLS comes from the coding sequence ATGGAGACAAAAGCAGAGCTGGTTTTCATTCCATCGCCGGGATTGGGTCATGTCGCCTCCTCCGTCGAATTTGCTAAACTCATTCTTGATACAAATGAACGCCTCTGCATCTCCCTTCTCATCATGAAACATCCTGCCGATTTTGGCGTTCAACCTTATCTCCAATCACTCCCTTCTAAGTCCCGCTTGCGCTTTGTCGATGTTTCAATAGACCCGAAACTAGTTGTTGAACTCTTGTCTAACAAGGACAGATTCTTATACGATTTCGTTGATGGTCACAAAAACAAGGTAAGTGAATTTGTTACTAACAACATTACTAGTAATAGCTCCAGCTCCTCCCATTTTGGCTCTACACGACTTGCTGGCTTTGTTCTTGATATGTTCTGCATCTCCATGATTGATGTGGCTAATGAATTTTGTGTTCCCAGTTACATTTTCTTTACTTCTGCTGCTGCTTTTCTTGCATTGTCCTTTCATTTTGAAGCTCTGAGGAATACCTCCAAGTTTGATTATTCCGAGTCTGATGAGGAACTGTCGATTCTTGGGTTTAAAAATCAGTATCCTGCTAAAGTTTTACCCAAGCCAGCTAAAGCAATTACACCAACCTCGATTTTGTACTACGATGGCATTCGTCGTTTCAAAGAGACGAAAGGTATCATTATCAATACCTTTGCCGAGCTTGAACCTTTTGCTCTTCAGTCGCTTTCCGATGCTAAAATTGCTCCTCCGATTTACCCAATTCATCCTGTAGTCAATTCAGATGACCATAACAAAAAACAGGAAACAGAAAGTATCGTAAAGTGGTTGGATGACCAACCAAACTCATCTGTAGTGTTCTTGTGCTTTGGAACCATGGGAAGTTTTGAACCTGAGCAGGTAAAAGAAATAGCAATAGCATTAGAGCACAGTGGACACCGGTTCCTGTGGTCCTTACGAAGGCCTCCACCAAAGGGGAAAATAGAGATGCCAAGTAATTATGATAATTCGGAGGAAGTGCTGCCAGAAGGGTTCTTGGATAGGACAGAAGGAATTGGGAAAGTGGTAGGATGGGCACCACAAGTGACTGTACTTTCACATCCTGCGGTGGGAGTATTCGTGTCACATTGTGGATGGAATTCGACACTTGAGAGTGTGTGTTGTGGGGTGCCTATTGCTGCTTGGCCCTTGTATGCTGAACAACAGATGAATGCGTTTTTGTTGGTTAAAGAATTGGGATTGGCAGAGGAGATTCGGATGGACTATGTCAAGGACTTAGAGGGGAAAAATCCAGTTGACATAGTTAGTGCCGAGGAAATTGAAGGCGCCATACAGAAGCTTATGGCGAACGGTGAAGAGAATGAAGTGCGGAAAAGGGTGAAGGAAATGCAAGAGAAGAGCAGAATAGCCATGGAAGAAGGTGGATCATCTTATACCTCTTTACGACTTCTAATTGAGTATTTCATCAGCAACCTTTCCTGA